The Corynebacterium comes genome window below encodes:
- the rpmH gene encoding 50S ribosomal protein L34 → MTKGKRTFQPNTRRRARVHGFRTRMRTRAGRAIVSARRRKGRDKLTA, encoded by the coding sequence GTGACCAAGGGCAAGCGGACGTTCCAGCCGAACACCCGTCGTCGTGCACGCGTGCACGGCTTTCGTACCCGGATGCGCACCCGTGCGGGTCGCGCCATCGTCTCGGCCCGTCGTCGCAAGGGCCGCGACAAGCTGACCGCTTAA